One genomic window of Mucilaginibacter sp. SJ includes the following:
- a CDS encoding MFS transporter → MSTLAIEEQVVKPQTNLSAAYRVVLFVICFFSTALGGSVSTLMSVYLPVVVKDLQGAVPANEINVISGYINAIFIFGWAFGGFTWGVISDKMGRKKALLLAIGSYGVFTILTGLMPTWWGVLCCRFFSGFGVGGVLVTSITLVSEVWPAKSKAVIIGILSIAFPIGIFSAGLINFIVSSWRSGFLVGAIPLALALIGALVLNESENWLNYRNDIANRENPLNKLLSKSHRRELIVGSLTFGTMLIGLWAIFSWLPTWVQSLITDHDAAKERGLSMMCMGMGGLTGGFFSGWLVNLLSIRRSMVICFAVCAGMSFILFKTNTTFSAAVYIEIIILALFFGASQGVLSAYIPQLFSTGIKATATGFCFNIGRIFTATAVLFVGVLVSTLGGYGNSLFVFSLVFIIGLLVVLFVREKAEGEEKAKS, encoded by the coding sequence ATGAGCACTTTAGCAATTGAAGAGCAGGTTGTAAAACCTCAAACAAACCTCAGCGCCGCCTATAGGGTGGTGCTGTTTGTGATCTGTTTTTTTAGTACTGCCCTGGGCGGTTCTGTTTCCACGCTGATGTCGGTTTACTTGCCTGTTGTGGTAAAGGATCTACAGGGTGCCGTTCCGGCCAATGAAATCAACGTCATCAGCGGGTATATCAATGCCATTTTTATATTCGGCTGGGCCTTTGGTGGTTTTACCTGGGGGGTAATCAGCGATAAAATGGGTCGGAAAAAAGCCCTGCTGCTCGCCATTGGCAGCTATGGCGTATTTACCATTTTAACCGGGTTAATGCCAACCTGGTGGGGCGTGCTGTGTTGCCGCTTTTTCAGCGGTTTTGGCGTAGGCGGCGTTTTGGTAACATCCATAACGCTGGTGAGCGAAGTCTGGCCTGCCAAAAGCAAAGCGGTGATCATAGGCATTCTTTCTATAGCTTTCCCGATAGGTATTTTCTCAGCAGGGCTAATCAACTTTATTGTATCGTCATGGCGGTCGGGCTTTTTAGTCGGGGCGATCCCTCTTGCATTGGCATTGATAGGCGCCCTGGTTTTGAATGAATCTGAAAACTGGCTCAACTACCGTAACGATATCGCCAACCGCGAAAATCCCTTGAACAAGCTCCTCTCTAAAAGCCATCGCCGCGAGCTTATTGTTGGCTCCTTAACCTTCGGTACAATGCTGATAGGTTTATGGGCCATATTTTCGTGGCTACCTACCTGGGTGCAAAGCCTGATTACCGACCATGATGCCGCAAAAGAACGCGGCCTGAGCATGATGTGTATGGGCATGGGTGGTTTAACCGGTGGTTTCTTTTCAGGATGGCTTGTTAATTTACTATCTATAAGGCGCTCCATGGTAATCTGTTTCGCGGTTTGCGCAGGTATGTCATTCATCCTGTTTAAAACTAATACTACATTCAGTGCGGCAGTTTATATCGAGATAATAATACTGGCTTTATTCTTTGGGGCGAGCCAGGGCGTACTATCAGCCTATATCCCCCAATTATTTTCAACCGGCATCAAAGCAACTGCAACAGGCTTTTGCTTCAACATCGGGCGTATTTTTACAGCTACAGCAGTATTATTTGTAGGCGTGCTGGTATCAACCCTGGGAGGTTATGGTAACTCGCTATTCGTCTTTTCACTGGTATTTATAATTGGCTTACTGGTAGTATTATTTGTACGGGAGAAAGCCGAAGGCGAGGAAAAAGCAAAAAGCTGA
- a CDS encoding carboxymuconolactone decarboxylase family protein — translation MAHINVPEGIPGIRSLVMFRPETGQYLYELAEVLLRGESTLSPADRELIATYVSYRNNCTFCYSSHAAAARCLYEDNALIVDEVLRDMTEAPISAKLKALLNIAGKVQILGKEVKQEDVDAARAEGATDREIHDAVLIAAAFSMFNRYVDGLASLTPTDPEAYAEMGKRMAKGYVLPQPQH, via the coding sequence ATGGCACACATCAATGTACCCGAAGGCATTCCGGGCATCCGTTCGCTGGTAATGTTCAGGCCCGAAACCGGTCAGTATTTGTATGAACTGGCCGAAGTGTTATTACGCGGAGAATCAACCTTAAGTCCGGCCGACCGTGAGCTCATAGCCACCTATGTATCATACCGAAACAACTGCACATTTTGTTACAGCAGTCATGCCGCTGCAGCCCGTTGTTTATATGAGGATAACGCCCTCATTGTTGACGAAGTTTTACGCGATATGACCGAAGCGCCCATCAGCGCTAAACTAAAAGCCCTGCTAAATATTGCGGGCAAAGTACAAATCCTGGGTAAAGAAGTAAAACAGGAAGACGTTGACGCAGCCCGTGCAGAAGGCGCTACTGATCGCGAAATTCACGACGCGGTACTGATAGCTGCCGCTTTCAGCATGTTTAACCGCTATGTAGATGGGCTTGCAAGCCTTACCCCTACCGATCCCGAAGCTTACGCCGAAATGGGTAAACGTATGGCAAAGGGTTATGTATTACCACAACCTCAACATTAA
- a CDS encoding carboxymuconolactone decarboxylase family protein, with product MAHIELNNDLPGIRGLMFYSPETEAPLNALAEQLLRDDNNSLSRGERELIATYVSYLNDCFFCQNVHGAVAGHYLGCNIDEIDAIKVNFSATDLAPKMKALLAIASSVQKGGKHVTTEQIEAARAEGADDKEIHDTVLIAAAFCMFNRYVDGLGTWAPQDRQIYIDRAPERAEVGYISSIFKKA from the coding sequence ATGGCACATATAGAATTAAATAACGATCTGCCCGGCATCCGCGGTTTAATGTTTTACAGTCCTGAGACTGAGGCGCCGTTAAATGCCCTCGCCGAGCAATTGCTCCGCGATGATAACAACTCCTTATCGCGCGGAGAACGGGAACTGATAGCAACCTATGTATCCTACCTCAACGATTGTTTCTTTTGCCAGAATGTGCACGGCGCAGTAGCCGGGCATTATCTCGGCTGCAATATCGACGAGATAGATGCCATCAAGGTTAATTTTTCGGCGACTGATCTTGCGCCGAAAATGAAAGCGCTGTTAGCCATCGCAAGCAGCGTACAAAAAGGAGGTAAACATGTAACTACGGAACAAATTGAAGCGGCCCGCGCGGAAGGGGCCGATGATAAGGAGATCCACGACACGGTATTGATCGCAGCTGCTTTTTGCATGTTTAACAGATACGTTGATGGACTGGGCACATGGGCGCCACAAGACAGGCAGATTTATATCGACCGGGCGCCGGAACGTGCAGAGGTTGGCTATATATCAAGCATTTTTAAGAAAGCTTAA
- a CDS encoding polysaccharide deacetylase family protein, whose protein sequence is MLTTNHKPVKTLLLTALIGLQGLQSNAQTKPGTTEITKWQYGKTGAVSLTYDDGSMNQFRKALPVMERLKMPATFFIITGSIPGSKYHGKFIGRPVKDIIKESATVPTNDQNFFERCSAAGYLGYMGTIASHTQAGSLYDSGKKEKAFKVLDDIYAKARNGELKRGYEPNDEFKQSIGSTWDDFRKDAAKGYEFASHSITHPSMPGLDEPNLLWELEKSKTDILAQLGPKHTFSAECPYGFENDRVMSYALKTYPALRNRMPEPWLKEIDRASKQTPGSTDKDYIQWQRGATTKTPLPMMKLWVDTTLNHSNTWLVLVFHGIDGMGYEALPSTLLDEYFQYIKSKNDKLWVATFGDVTRYMREREHGKADASTTGNTIRVKVSHNLDGKMYYLPLTLKTYVSPGWTSATVTQGSKSKKINTAKDQHGTYVLYQAQPNEGIVTLKKG, encoded by the coding sequence ATGCTTACCACCAATCATAAACCAGTTAAAACCCTGCTGCTCACAGCACTCATTGGTCTGCAAGGCTTGCAAAGCAATGCTCAAACCAAGCCCGGCACAACCGAAATAACAAAATGGCAATACGGTAAAACCGGGGCCGTTTCCCTTACTTATGATGACGGCTCTATGAACCAGTTCAGAAAAGCCCTGCCTGTTATGGAACGCCTTAAAATGCCGGCCACCTTTTTCATTATTACAGGTTCCATACCCGGATCCAAATATCATGGAAAATTTATTGGCCGCCCGGTAAAGGATATTATTAAAGAATCAGCAACGGTGCCAACTAACGACCAGAACTTTTTTGAGCGATGCTCTGCTGCCGGATATTTAGGTTATATGGGTACCATCGCTTCACATACACAAGCAGGGAGTTTATATGATAGCGGCAAAAAAGAAAAAGCTTTTAAGGTACTTGATGATATATATGCCAAAGCCCGCAACGGGGAATTGAAACGTGGGTACGAGCCAAACGACGAGTTTAAACAATCCATAGGTTCAACCTGGGATGATTTCAGAAAAGACGCAGCCAAAGGTTATGAATTTGCCAGTCATTCCATTACTCACCCCAGCATGCCGGGGCTTGATGAGCCAAATCTGCTTTGGGAACTGGAAAAGAGTAAGACCGATATACTGGCCCAACTTGGCCCTAAACATACCTTTTCGGCCGAGTGTCCGTATGGTTTTGAAAACGACCGGGTAATGAGCTATGCCCTGAAAACTTATCCGGCCTTGCGCAACCGCATGCCCGAACCCTGGCTAAAGGAAATTGATCGCGCCAGCAAACAAACACCCGGCTCTACAGATAAAGATTATATTCAATGGCAACGCGGCGCTACCACCAAAACACCGCTGCCAATGATGAAACTTTGGGTTGACACTACACTAAACCATAGCAACACCTGGCTGGTACTGGTATTCCATGGCATTGATGGTATGGGTTATGAGGCCCTGCCCAGTACTCTGCTCGATGAATATTTTCAATATATCAAAAGCAAAAACGATAAACTTTGGGTAGCCACCTTTGGCGATGTTACCCGTTATATGCGCGAGCGTGAACATGGCAAAGCCGATGCTTCAACTACAGGGAACACGATACGGGTAAAAGTAAGCCATAACCTTGATGGCAAAATGTATTATCTGCCATTAACGCTCAAAACCTATGTATCACCAGGCTGGACAAGCGCAACCGTGACCCAGGGCTCAAAAAGCAAAAAGATTAACACAGCTAAAGATCAGCACGGTACCTATGTACTCTATCAGGCTCAGCCAAATGAAGGCATAGTAACACTAAAGAAGGGATAA
- the hmpA gene encoding NO-inducible flavohemoprotein, whose amino-acid sequence MTITKEQKELIKATVPVLKEHGVLLTTHFYNRMFTHNPELKNVFNMGNQQNSKQQTALAMAVLAYAEHIENPGVLMPVLDGIGQKHTSLDIRPEHYAIVGGHLIASISEVLGDAATPELLEAWTVAYNQLAAIMTGHEQNLYSKQVAKKGGWTGWRPFVVKQKVKESAEIISFYLYPANGGAVPDFTPGQFLSVRLFLPELNLLQPRQYSISSAPNGEYYRISVKREAGTALLADGMISNRLHNFVNEGDIIEVSAPAGGFVLNGDGDHPIVFISGGVGQTPLMSMMESLIKSGSKRPKTWVHGCRDKNVHAFKEVIEHWEGKNEEVKKHIFYNEVEEGTSDDLYEGWVDLNQLSDEIFEPNTEYYICGPAGFIELHYRELVKKGIDKQLIHFEEFGPQTLQLN is encoded by the coding sequence ATGACGATCACAAAAGAACAAAAAGAGTTGATTAAGGCCACAGTGCCTGTATTGAAAGAGCATGGAGTGTTGTTAACTACTCATTTTTACAACCGGATGTTTACCCATAACCCCGAGCTTAAAAATGTGTTTAACATGGGCAACCAGCAAAATAGCAAACAACAAACGGCCCTGGCCATGGCTGTACTGGCTTATGCCGAGCATATTGAAAACCCCGGCGTGTTGATGCCTGTACTTGACGGCATTGGGCAAAAACATACAAGTTTGGATATAAGACCCGAGCATTATGCTATTGTTGGCGGTCACCTGATTGCCTCAATCAGCGAAGTATTAGGCGATGCAGCTACACCCGAACTGCTCGAAGCATGGACTGTTGCTTACAATCAGCTGGCCGCTATTATGACTGGCCATGAACAAAACCTTTACAGTAAACAAGTGGCTAAAAAAGGTGGCTGGACAGGCTGGAGGCCATTTGTGGTAAAACAGAAAGTAAAAGAATCGGCAGAGATCATTTCCTTTTACCTTTATCCCGCGAACGGTGGAGCGGTACCGGATTTTACGCCCGGTCAGTTTTTAAGCGTGCGTTTGTTTTTGCCGGAGCTTAACCTGTTGCAACCCCGTCAGTACAGTATCTCAAGCGCGCCTAATGGCGAGTATTATCGTATTTCGGTAAAACGCGAAGCTGGAACTGCATTGCTTGCCGATGGCATGATCAGCAACCGCCTGCATAATTTTGTTAATGAAGGTGATATCATCGAAGTATCGGCACCGGCAGGGGGATTTGTATTAAATGGCGACGGCGATCATCCGATAGTTTTTATAAGTGGGGGCGTTGGTCAAACGCCGTTAATGAGCATGATGGAAAGCCTGATTAAAAGCGGCAGCAAACGACCAAAAACATGGGTTCACGGTTGCCGGGATAAAAATGTGCATGCTTTTAAAGAAGTTATTGAACACTGGGAAGGTAAAAACGAGGAAGTTAAGAAGCACATTTTTTATAATGAGGTTGAAGAAGGAACTTCTGATGACTTATATGAAGGCTGGGTTGACCTGAACCAACTGAGCGATGAGATATTTGAGCCAAATACTGAATATTACATTTGCGGACCGGCTGGCTTTATTGAACTGCATTACCGCGAACTGGTAAAAAAAGGCATCGATAAGCAACTGATCCATTTTGAAGAGTTCGGCCCGCAAACTTTGCAGCTGAACTAA